The Pyrus communis chromosome 2, drPyrComm1.1, whole genome shotgun sequence genome includes a window with the following:
- the LOC137726783 gene encoding mitochondrial import receptor subunit TOM6 homolog encodes MFPMFMQKPDKAEALKQLRSHVAMFGAWVLAIRATPYVLHLLSGEKDELRLEF; translated from the coding sequence ATGTTTCCCATGTTTATGCAGAAGCCTGACAAGGCAGAGGCTCTGAAGCAGCTGCGGAGCCATGTCGCCATGTTCGGAGCATGGGTCCTCGCGATCCGAGCCACACCATATGTTCTTCACCTCCTCTCTGGTGAAAAGGACGAGCTCAGACTTGAATTTTAA